From Sporolactobacillus pectinivorans:
TCATTTCCTTTCCTAGATGCGGTTGTAAAAGTTGAGGAATTCCTCGCATTTACAATAAGCTGTGAACTCGTCATTGTCAATAGTATGTGAGGGATTCCTCGCATAATATTGACAGGCACTCTGCCGGCGGATACAATGACGGTAAAGGAAGTGACCGCATGAGTGAAGCAAGACCCATCCGCAGACCCAGGCAGTCCAGAGGAATTGCGTCCCGGTCCAAAATCGTTGATGCCGCCCTTGAATTGTTTAAGGAAAAGGGATATTATGGCACCAACACCGAGGACATTGCAAAAGCCGCTGATGTTTCCATTGGATGCCTGTATTCATACTTCAAGGATCGAGACGACCTGTTCCATGAGGTACTTAACCAGAGGCAACAGATTTTCCTTCAACTGCTTCCTTCCGAACCGGTCACAATAAAATCAGAAGAGGATATCCGCGAGTGGTTGAAAAAGCAGATTATCCGAGTGGCCGAATTTCAAAGGAGTTCTCGACGCATCTATACGGACATTCGTTCCCTTTCTTATTCTTCTCCGGCGATTTCACATATTCTGACGGAACAGCGAAACCGCCGTCTCCATACGGCAATGGAGTT
This genomic window contains:
- a CDS encoding TetR/AcrR family transcriptional regulator encodes the protein MSEARPIRRPRQSRGIASRSKIVDAALELFKEKGYYGTNTEDIAKAADVSIGCLYSYFKDRDDLFHEVLNQRQQIFLQLLPSEPVTIKSEEDIREWLKKQIIRVAEFQRSSRRIYTDIRSLSYSSPAISHILTEQRNRRLHTAMEFFNTHKQILKVEDIEAAAILFCNLISVTTEQIAFRENDISEDRILQAGVDALMAYLFI